Proteins co-encoded in one endosymbiont 'TC1' of Trimyema compressum genomic window:
- a CDS encoding immunoglobulin-like domain-containing protein: MGKIQDGLTPKDITSSIVIVSGSVDINTPGTYVIVYKVSH; encoded by the coding sequence ATGGGGAAAATCCAAGACGGCTTAACACCAAAGGATATTACGAGTAGTATTGTTATTGTATCAGGTAGTGTAGATATTAATACACCAGGGACCTATGTAATTGTCTATAAAGTCTCACATTAG
- a CDS encoding metal-sensing transcriptional repressor translates to MATEAILRKTNKLIIESHLSGCVKEAFETGNEQEKI, encoded by the coding sequence ATGGCCACAGAAGCTATTTTAAGAAAAACAAATAAACTCATTATAGAAAGTCATCTATCCGGTTGTGTCAAAGAAGCATTTGAAACTGGTAATGAGCAAGAAAAAATATAA